From the Phyllostomus discolor isolate MPI-MPIP mPhyDis1 chromosome 7, mPhyDis1.pri.v3, whole genome shotgun sequence genome, one window contains:
- the GPIHBP1 gene encoding glycosylphosphatidylinositol-anchored high density lipoprotein-binding protein 1, producing MAGLPKASHRDFPPPVPLAGPSGRGNRPIVGGWSRGQGPEASRKPPAVPFASLPTGPHPGRMKALVAVLLALLLCRQPGAPVQPGRGQAQDERDHTDEDEDEDEDEQREEEEEEEEEEDGAAAGSRGGGLQCYSCQSLPQQERCHQTRSCRPSEPFCKTIVSEGDTGSGPLTSSSGWCSAECKPIAKMTGGTLITITCCQTNLCNAPPWQSQPGTGAGGPQGSPETVATALLLSLLPGLGAMGS from the exons ATGGCCGGACTCCCCAAGGCCAGCCACAGGGACTTCCCTCCCCCGGTCCCTCTGGCTGGTCCCTCGGGTCGAGGAAACCGGCCAATTGTTGGAGGCTGGAGccgggggcagggcccagaggcctccaggaagcccccagcAGTGCCCTTTGCCTCACTTCCCACAGGCCCGCACCCCGGCAGGATGAAGGCGCTGGTGGCCGTtctgctggccctgctgctgtGCAGACAGCCAG GAGCCCCCGTGCAGCCGGGGCGAGGACAGGCACAGGACGAGCGGGACCACACAGACGAGGACGAGGACGAGGACGAGGAcgagcagagggaggaggaggaggaggaggaagaggaggaggacggCGCGGCTGCGGGCAGCAGGGGAGGAG ggctgcaATGCTACAGCTGCCAGAGCCTGCCCCAGCAGGAGCGCTGCCACCAGACGCGCAGCTGCCGCCCAAGCGAGCCCTTCTGCAAGACCATCGTCTCTGAAGGGGACACAG GATCCGGTCCTCTGACCAGCTCCTCGGGGTGGTGCTCGGCCGAGTGCAAGCCCATTGCCAAGATGACAGGCGGGACCCTGATAACCATCACCTGCTGCCAGACCAACCTGTGCAACGCCCCGCCCTGGCAGAGCCAGCCCGGCACTGGGGCGGGgggcccccagggcagccccgaAACTGTGGCCACCGCCCtcctgctcagcctcctccctggcctcGGGGCTATGGGGTCCTGA